The proteins below are encoded in one region of Streptomyces cyanogenus:
- a CDS encoding response regulator: MGELRPLGQDLNSASRALAEALRELFESLHVSVRRYAARRRLDPGTVSRYLNGTRLPPWQVISDLLTDVAEHRGTAVTTEAIELVRGLYGSAVDAASSPKHAVEILEQQLADADHVSRRSSVRGDVLGDALLDRTQRIADLETRLNQLEADRLAEQRRADELAEAHPDVFGLVQERNALQLEVERLGAALQEAQAQRAAAEGRCDLLERQLDAVEKATPAVLPTGQQSMPKILVVDDQPDNLLAMTAVLATLDQELVTVSSGREALKALLDHDDFAVIIMDVQMPEMDGYETCAHIKRRPRTRDVPIIFLTAMGTESEHSARGYAAGAVDYISKPFDPWALRAKVAVFTSIYLERHSQ; the protein is encoded by the coding sequence ATGGGTGAACTGCGTCCACTGGGCCAGGACCTCAACAGCGCCTCTCGCGCATTGGCCGAGGCGTTGCGCGAGTTATTCGAAAGTCTTCATGTGTCCGTTCGCCGGTACGCAGCCCGGCGCCGGCTCGATCCAGGCACGGTCTCGCGGTACCTGAACGGCACCCGGCTTCCCCCATGGCAGGTGATCAGCGACCTGCTCACCGATGTCGCCGAACATCGCGGGACCGCAGTGACCACCGAGGCCATCGAGTTGGTGCGAGGCCTCTACGGTTCGGCTGTGGACGCCGCCTCGTCCCCCAAGCACGCGGTGGAGATCCTCGAACAGCAGCTGGCCGACGCCGACCATGTCTCCCGGCGGTCCAGCGTCCGTGGGGACGTCCTGGGCGATGCGCTACTGGACCGGACCCAGCGCATCGCCGACCTGGAGACGCGACTGAACCAGCTGGAGGCTGACCGCCTCGCGGAGCAGAGGCGAGCGGACGAGCTCGCGGAGGCGCATCCGGATGTCTTCGGCCTCGTCCAGGAACGCAACGCGCTCCAGCTGGAGGTCGAGCGCCTTGGAGCGGCACTGCAGGAGGCACAGGCTCAGCGTGCCGCGGCGGAAGGCCGCTGTGACCTGCTCGAACGCCAGCTGGACGCGGTCGAGAAGGCGACCCCGGCTGTGTTGCCGACGGGGCAGCAGAGCATGCCCAAGATCCTCGTCGTCGACGATCAGCCGGACAATCTGCTGGCGATGACCGCGGTCCTGGCGACGCTGGATCAGGAGCTCGTCACCGTTTCCTCGGGCCGGGAGGCTCTCAAGGCGCTGCTCGACCACGACGACTTCGCTGTCATCATCATGGACGTGCAGATGCCGGAGATGGACGGCTACGAGACCTGCGCTCACATCAAACGCCGCCCGAGGACCCGGGACGTCCCCATCATCTTCCTCACCGCCATGGGCACGGAGTCCGAACACTCGGCCCGCGGATACGCTGCCGGCGCCGTCGACTACATCAGCAAGCCCTTCGACCCGTGGGCCCTACGCGCCAAGGTCGCCGTGTTCACCTCCATCTACTTGGAGCGACACAGTCAGTAG
- a CDS encoding DUF817 domain-containing protein encodes MRHEDRPIARGFRHGFAQLVRFGVVQARACAFAGALLAGIGASRLLPPLPVARYDLVLVYGVLLTLVARRVGWETRRDTAVIAVCHVLGLLFELVKVHLGSWSYPEDALTKIAGVPLYGGFMYAAVASYVCRARRLMRLRYTRYRAAATTLVAAAVYLNFFTHHWIPDLRWPLAVAMTAATAGTWVGFSVGAHRYRMPLALSFVLIGFFLWVAENAATYAGAWSYPQQLGGWQPVPLTKFGAWSLLISVTFVLVEHLGAAGRDRRAGRP; translated from the coding sequence ATGCGCCACGAGGACAGACCGATCGCGAGGGGATTCCGGCACGGGTTCGCCCAGCTGGTGCGGTTCGGCGTGGTCCAGGCCCGCGCCTGCGCCTTCGCCGGGGCGCTGCTGGCCGGGATCGGGGCCTCCCGGCTGCTGCCCCCACTGCCCGTCGCCCGCTACGACCTGGTCCTCGTCTACGGCGTGCTGCTCACCCTCGTCGCCCGCCGGGTCGGCTGGGAGACCCGCCGGGACACCGCCGTGATCGCCGTGTGCCATGTGCTGGGGCTGCTGTTCGAGCTGGTCAAGGTGCATCTGGGTTCGTGGAGTTACCCGGAGGACGCCCTCACCAAGATCGCCGGGGTGCCGCTGTACGGGGGCTTCATGTACGCGGCCGTCGCCAGCTACGTCTGCCGGGCCCGGCGGCTGATGCGGCTGCGCTACACCCGCTACCGCGCCGCCGCCACGACCCTGGTCGCCGCCGCCGTCTACCTCAACTTCTTCACCCACCACTGGATACCCGACCTGCGCTGGCCGCTCGCGGTGGCGATGACCGCCGCGACCGCCGGCACCTGGGTCGGCTTCAGCGTGGGCGCACACCGCTACCGCATGCCGCTCGCCCTCTCCTTCGTCCTGATCGGCTTCTTCCTGTGGGTCGCCGAGAACGCCGCCACCTACGCCGGCGCCTGGAGCTACCCGCAGCAGCTCGGCGGCTGGCAACCAGTGCCGCTGACCAAGTTCGGCGCCTGGTCCCTGCTGATCAGCGTCACGTTCGTCCTCGTCGAGCACCTCGGGGCGGCCGGCCGTGACCGCCGCGCGGGGCGCCCCTGA
- a CDS encoding VOC family protein yields the protein MNAIPPLLDHLVLATPDLGATVAEFARRTGVVPVPGGVHVGLGTRNHLVGLGGRSYLEILGPDPEQPEPAGPRPFGVDRLAGPVVPAWAISPPDLDAAVAAARARGHDPGPVRPMSRRTPDGTLLRWRLTDAGPGQAPDLLPFLIDWGDSPHPAASGLPVTPLLAVSASAPDPQAVRGPLSALGTSLTLTRGPAALSFTVLTPNGPVAFG from the coding sequence ATGAACGCGATTCCGCCGCTGCTGGACCATCTCGTCCTTGCCACGCCCGACTTGGGCGCGACGGTCGCCGAGTTCGCGCGGCGGACCGGGGTCGTGCCGGTGCCCGGCGGGGTGCATGTCGGGCTGGGGACGCGCAATCACCTGGTGGGGCTGGGCGGCCGGAGCTATCTGGAGATCCTCGGGCCGGACCCGGAGCAGCCGGAGCCCGCAGGGCCGCGACCGTTCGGCGTCGACCGGCTGGCCGGGCCCGTCGTGCCGGCCTGGGCGATCAGCCCGCCGGACCTGGACGCGGCGGTCGCCGCTGCGCGGGCGCGGGGCCATGACCCGGGTCCGGTACGGCCGATGAGCCGCCGCACCCCGGACGGCACCCTGCTGCGGTGGCGGCTGACCGACGCCGGTCCCGGGCAGGCGCCGGACCTGCTGCCGTTCCTCATCGACTGGGGCGACTCCCCGCACCCGGCCGCCTCGGGCCTGCCGGTCACCCCGCTGCTGGCGGTGTCGGCCTCGGCCCCCGACCCGCAGGCGGTGCGCGGCCCCCTCTCGGCCCTGGGCACCTCGCTGACGCTCACGAGGGGTCCGGCCGCGCTCTCCTTCACCGTGCTCACACCGAACGGTCCGGTCGCTTTCGGCTGA
- a CDS encoding membrane lipoprotein produces MIRTARALPLLLLLPALLTACGTEKADPGATREPTPTTTQGRAELDERLRALGMAPELVYVTDVPGFTLAQQSVGVNGDDGFSASYWAKDGAVLHLYTERGSAADCPEGYVCRAPEKGQVVRIGGEKVAPAVLRRAADAVHRPAPEELAGLLPPPRTATAPVERGDLPSYGDGAPDNHVGEGG; encoded by the coding sequence ATGATCCGTACCGCACGCGCCCTGCCGCTGCTGCTGCTCCTGCCCGCACTGCTCACGGCGTGCGGCACCGAGAAGGCGGACCCCGGCGCCACCCGGGAGCCCACGCCGACCACCACCCAGGGGCGGGCCGAACTCGACGAACGGCTACGCGCGCTGGGGATGGCGCCGGAGCTCGTCTACGTCACCGACGTACCGGGCTTCACGCTCGCCCAGCAGTCGGTCGGGGTGAACGGGGACGACGGATTCTCCGCCTCGTACTGGGCGAAGGACGGCGCCGTACTCCACCTCTACACGGAGCGGGGCAGCGCCGCCGACTGTCCCGAGGGCTACGTCTGCCGGGCACCGGAGAAGGGCCAGGTGGTGCGGATCGGCGGCGAGAAGGTCGCGCCCGCAGTGCTCCGCCGAGCCGCCGACGCCGTCCACCGCCCTGCTCCCGAGGAGCTCGCCGGCCTCCTGCCGCCGCCCCGCACGGCGACGGCCCCGGTGGAGCGCGGCGACCTCCCCTCGTACGGCGACGGAGCGCCCGACAACCATGTGGGCGAGGGCGGTTGA
- a CDS encoding ThuA domain-containing protein: MPPRLLLHTRTADYRHGSIPDAVAAVRALGRFAVEHTEDPADLEGPLDGFAAVVFLSTSGEVLTPAGRERLEGRVRSGGGFAGVHAAACTEYGWPYHGELLGARFTRHPALQPGRALATDPGHPATRRLPAVWDFTDEWYDFDHPPAGRARILLCADETSYDGGGMGADHPLAWCREQGPAGGRVFYTTLGHAAGAYRAPVFLAHLNGGLTWAARLAE; encoded by the coding sequence ATGCCTCCTCGTCTCCTCCTCCACACCCGTACCGCCGACTACCGGCACGGCTCCATCCCGGACGCCGTCGCCGCCGTCCGGGCCCTCGGCCGGTTCGCCGTCGAGCACACCGAGGACCCCGCGGACCTCGAAGGGCCGCTGGACGGGTTCGCGGCTGTGGTCTTCCTGTCCACCAGCGGTGAGGTGCTCACCCCGGCCGGGCGTGAACGGCTGGAGGGCCGCGTCCGCTCGGGCGGCGGCTTCGCCGGGGTGCACGCGGCGGCCTGCACCGAGTACGGGTGGCCGTACCACGGCGAACTCCTCGGCGCCCGCTTCACGCGGCACCCCGCCCTCCAGCCCGGCCGCGCCCTCGCCACGGACCCCGGCCATCCCGCCACCCGGCGGCTGCCGGCCGTGTGGGACTTCACCGACGAGTGGTACGACTTCGACCACCCTCCGGCCGGACGGGCCCGGATCCTGCTGTGCGCCGACGAGACGTCGTACGACGGCGGCGGGATGGGCGCGGACCATCCGCTGGCCTGGTGCCGTGAACAGGGCCCCGCGGGCGGACGCGTGTTCTACACGACGCTCGGCCACGCCGCCGGCGCCTACCGAGCCCCGGTCTTCCTGGCCCACCTGAACGGGGGCCTCACCTGGGCGGCTCGGCTCGCCGAGTGA